A window of Cloacibacillus sp. genomic DNA:
CAGCGGAAATGTGGATAACGTCAAGGAGCGCATCGACATGGGGCTCATTGACGTCGGGCTTTTTGCCGAACCGGCTGACGTTTCAAAGTATGAATTTATCAGGATGCCGGAGACGGAGATAAACGGCGTGATCGTCCGCCGCGATTCCGACCTCGCGTCAATGAAGGCGGCAACGCCGAAAGATCTGGCGGAGGTGCCTCTGCTGCTCCCCGGACGCGCTCTGCTTCATAACGAATATGCCAACTGGTTCGGAGAATATTTCGACAGGCTTAAAATCATCGCGAATTTTAACCTGCTCTACAACGCCGCGGTCATGGTACGAAACGGAATAGGCGCCGCTTTCTGCGCCAGGCTCGACTTTGATTACGAGGACCTCGTCTTTCTGCCTCTTTCTCCGAAGATGGAGTTTGGCTCGGTTCTGGCCTGGAAGAGGGAAAGCATATTTCCTCCGGCGACGAAAACCTTTCTTGAGTTTGCCAAGTCATACATCAAAGGCATTTCTTGAAATACGATATAACAATTAGACATTAAAATAAAAAAATAATATT
This region includes:
- a CDS encoding LysR family transcriptional regulator, with amino-acid sequence MELRVLKYFLTTAREENITKAAQSLHISQPTLSRQLMQLEEELGVTLFHRSSHNIILTDEGQLLKRRAQEMLSLVDRAKNEISQRNTELAGVVTIGSGELRSVGTLSRAMSAFHAEHQQVQFSIYSGNVDNVKERIDMGLIDVGLFAEPADVSKYEFIRMPETEINGVIVRRDSDLASMKAATPKDLAEVPLLLPGRALLHNEYANWFGEYFDRLKIIANFNLLYNAAVMVRNGIGAAFCARLDFDYEDLVFLPLSPKMEFGSVLAWKRESIFPPATKTFLEFAKSYIKGIS